One genomic segment of Microbacterium sp. ProA8 includes these proteins:
- a CDS encoding bifunctional metallophosphatase/5'-nucleotidase, translated as MRSTSISRLTGGAVIAATAVALALAGPGAATAAPGDKNTPNGPEIEIQLLSFNDFHGNLEPPAGSSGRLNLPGGVTTDTLTPPGVGGVEYLATHLAQARQGHEKNSLTVAAGDLIGASPLLSGAFHDEPSIEALNALHLDVSAVGNHEFDEGYVELLRMADGGCLDDGDGANNQNSCPDGSFAGADFDFLAANVVYDGTNETILPAYSVENVRGAKIGFIGMTLEETPDIVTAAGVAGLDFKDEVETANALVPVLRAQGVNAIVVLIHQGGTPPSSAAYNAACGNGAEIAANSPIIPIAQNLDPAIDLIVSGHTHAPYICNIKDPAGQDRLVTSASSFGRLYTETNLTYDRRTKDIVRTSVESANMLVTRNVDRDPVQTDLIAKYKELVAPIASEVIGSIASTIDRTTNAGGESALGDLIADAQLADPSVIGPYAAPQIALMNPGGIRTDLTYSASAWGEAPGEVTYEEAFNVQPFNNYLVSLDLTGAEIKQLLVQQWSGANAAQPKILQVSEGFAYTYSGTTLGTVTLNGAPLVDTTVYRVVTNNFLAGGGDGFPTFLAADNVYYGGLDIDAFAAYLSANSPYAPTPLDRIIKQ; from the coding sequence ATGCGCTCGACATCCATCTCACGGCTGACCGGAGGAGCGGTCATCGCCGCGACCGCGGTCGCGCTGGCGCTCGCCGGTCCCGGCGCTGCGACCGCAGCGCCTGGCGACAAGAACACTCCGAACGGACCGGAGATCGAGATCCAGCTGCTGTCGTTCAACGACTTCCACGGCAACCTGGAGCCGCCCGCAGGCTCCAGCGGCCGGCTGAACCTGCCCGGCGGCGTGACGACCGACACCCTCACCCCTCCCGGGGTCGGCGGCGTCGAATACCTCGCCACCCACCTCGCGCAGGCGCGGCAGGGGCACGAGAAGAACTCCCTCACCGTCGCGGCGGGCGACCTCATCGGGGCCTCGCCGCTGCTGTCCGGCGCCTTCCACGACGAGCCGTCGATCGAGGCGCTCAACGCGCTCCACCTCGACGTCTCGGCCGTCGGCAACCACGAGTTCGACGAGGGCTATGTCGAGCTGCTCCGCATGGCGGACGGCGGCTGCCTCGACGACGGCGACGGCGCGAACAACCAGAACTCGTGCCCCGACGGCTCGTTCGCCGGGGCCGATTTCGACTTCCTCGCGGCGAACGTCGTCTACGACGGAACGAACGAGACGATCCTCCCCGCGTACTCCGTTGAGAATGTGCGAGGCGCCAAGATCGGCTTCATCGGCATGACGCTCGAGGAGACCCCCGACATCGTCACGGCGGCGGGCGTGGCCGGCCTGGACTTCAAGGACGAGGTCGAGACCGCGAACGCGCTGGTGCCGGTGCTCAGGGCCCAAGGCGTGAACGCGATCGTCGTGCTGATCCACCAGGGCGGCACGCCTCCGTCGAGCGCCGCCTACAACGCGGCCTGCGGCAACGGGGCGGAGATCGCGGCGAACAGCCCGATCATCCCCATCGCACAGAACCTCGATCCGGCGATCGACCTGATCGTGTCGGGGCACACCCACGCGCCGTACATCTGCAACATCAAGGACCCGGCCGGCCAGGACCGACTGGTCACGTCCGCCTCCTCCTTCGGTCGCCTGTACACCGAGACGAATCTCACCTACGACCGGCGCACGAAGGACATCGTGCGCACGTCCGTGGAGAGCGCGAACATGCTCGTGACGCGCAACGTGGACAGGGACCCGGTCCAGACGGATCTGATCGCCAAGTACAAGGAACTGGTCGCGCCGATCGCGAGTGAGGTGATCGGTTCGATCGCGAGCACCATCGACCGCACGACGAATGCGGGCGGCGAGTCGGCGCTCGGAGATCTGATCGCCGACGCGCAGCTGGCCGACCCGAGCGTCATCGGGCCGTACGCCGCGCCGCAGATCGCGCTGATGAACCCCGGCGGGATCCGCACCGATCTCACCTACAGCGCGTCGGCATGGGGCGAAGCGCCGGGTGAGGTCACCTACGAGGAGGCGTTCAACGTCCAGCCGTTCAACAACTACCTGGTCTCGCTCGACCTCACCGGCGCCGAGATCAAGCAGCTGCTGGTGCAGCAGTGGAGCGGCGCGAATGCCGCCCAGCCGAAGATCCTGCAGGTGAGCGAGGGCTTCGCCTACACGTACTCGGGCACCACGCTCGGCACGGTCACGCTGAACGGCGCGCCGTTGGTCGACACGACCGTGTATCGCGTCGTGACGAACAACTTCCTCGCGGGCGGCGGCGACGGGTTCCCGACGTTCCTGGCGGCCGACAACGTGTACTACGGCGGCCTCGACATCGACGCGTTCGCCGCGTACCTCAGCGCGAACAGCCCGTACGCGCCGACGCCGCTCGACCGCATCATCAAGCAGTAA
- a CDS encoding DNA repair helicase XPB, protein MADGPLIVQSDRTVLLEVAHPDAESARHELAIFAELERAPEHIHTYRITRLGLWNARAAGHGAEDMLATLDRWSRFPVPPSVSIDISETVGRYGRLVIERNDDGELVLRSTDAAVLAEVSKNKRIQPLLIGRPSPDAFIIDAWARGHIKQELLKIGWPAEDLAGYTPGTPHPIDLAENGWHLRPYQRQAVDIFTQGGSGVVVLPCGAGKTLVGAAAMADTKTTTLILVTNTVSARQWRDELLKRTSLTAEEIGEYSGQTKEIKPVTIATYQILTAKRKGQYAHLALLDALDWGLIVYDEVHLLPAPVFKLTADLQARRRLGLTATLVREDGREGDVFSLIGPKRFDAPWKEIEAQGFISPAVCYEVRVDLPAGDRLEYAAAADDERYRLAATAPAKIGVVRDLVARHEGERILIIGQYLDQIDVLAEALNAPKITGQTPIDEREQLYQAFRVGEISVLVVSKVANFSIDLPEASVAIQVSGSFGSRQEEAQRLGRLLRPKQSNHTASFYTLIARDTVDQDFAQNRQRFLAEQGYAYTILDAHSLAA, encoded by the coding sequence ATGGCTGACGGCCCCCTCATCGTCCAGAGCGACCGCACGGTTCTCCTCGAAGTCGCACACCCCGATGCCGAGAGCGCGCGGCACGAACTCGCGATCTTCGCCGAGCTCGAGCGCGCCCCCGAGCACATCCACACCTACCGCATCACGCGGCTGGGTCTGTGGAACGCACGCGCCGCCGGCCACGGCGCCGAGGACATGCTGGCGACGCTCGACCGGTGGTCGCGCTTCCCGGTGCCCCCCTCGGTGTCGATCGACATCTCCGAGACGGTGGGGCGCTACGGCCGCCTGGTCATCGAGCGCAACGACGACGGCGAGCTGGTGCTGCGATCGACGGATGCCGCGGTCCTGGCGGAGGTGTCCAAGAACAAGCGCATCCAGCCGCTGCTCATCGGCCGTCCCTCCCCCGACGCGTTCATCATCGACGCGTGGGCGCGCGGCCACATCAAGCAGGAGCTGCTGAAGATCGGCTGGCCGGCCGAGGACCTCGCCGGCTACACGCCGGGGACGCCCCATCCCATCGACCTGGCCGAGAACGGCTGGCACCTGCGGCCGTACCAGCGGCAAGCCGTCGACATCTTCACGCAGGGCGGATCGGGCGTCGTCGTGCTCCCCTGTGGCGCCGGCAAGACCCTCGTGGGCGCCGCCGCGATGGCCGACACCAAGACCACGACGCTGATCCTCGTGACCAACACGGTCAGTGCCCGCCAGTGGCGCGACGAGCTCCTCAAGCGCACGTCGCTCACGGCCGAGGAGATCGGCGAGTACTCCGGTCAGACCAAGGAGATCAAGCCGGTCACCATCGCGACGTACCAGATCCTCACCGCCAAGCGGAAAGGCCAGTACGCGCACCTCGCCCTCCTCGACGCGCTCGACTGGGGTCTCATCGTCTACGACGAGGTGCACCTCCTCCCGGCGCCGGTGTTCAAGCTCACCGCCGACCTGCAGGCGCGACGACGGCTCGGACTCACCGCGACGCTGGTGCGCGAGGACGGCCGTGAAGGCGATGTGTTCAGCCTCATCGGCCCCAAGCGGTTCGATGCGCCCTGGAAGGAGATCGAGGCCCAGGGCTTCATCTCCCCTGCCGTCTGCTACGAGGTGCGGGTCGACCTGCCCGCCGGCGATCGCCTGGAGTACGCCGCGGCCGCGGACGACGAGCGGTACCGCCTCGCGGCGACCGCACCGGCGAAGATCGGCGTCGTGCGCGACCTGGTGGCGCGCCACGAGGGCGAGCGCATCCTGATCATCGGCCAGTACCTCGACCAGATCGACGTGCTCGCCGAGGCGCTGAACGCCCCCAAGATCACCGGACAGACTCCGATCGACGAGCGCGAGCAGCTCTATCAGGCGTTCCGCGTGGGCGAGATCTCGGTGCTCGTGGTGTCGAAGGTCGCGAACTTCTCGATCGATCTGCCCGAGGCATCCGTCGCCATCCAGGTGTCGGGGTCGTTCGGCTCGCGCCAGGAAGAGGCCCAGCGTCTCGGACGCCTGCTGCGCCCCAAGCAGTCGAACCACACGGCGAGCTTCTACACGCTGATCGCCCGCGACACCGTGGATCAGGACTTCGCGCAGAACCGGCAGCGGTTCCTCGCGGAGCAGGGCTACGCCTACACGATCCTCGACGCGCACTCGCTGGCGGCCTGA
- a CDS encoding cold shock domain-containing protein, which produces MPTGKVRFYDEEKGFGFITSEDGQDVFLHATALPPGTPAPKAGTRLEYGIADGKRGPQALSVRVLEAPVSLAKRSRKPADDMAIIIEDLVKLLDGIGGDLRHGRYPSGAHGKKVAAVLRKVADELDA; this is translated from the coding sequence ATGCCCACCGGCAAGGTCAGGTTCTACGACGAGGAGAAGGGGTTCGGCTTCATCACCTCGGAAGACGGCCAGGACGTCTTCCTGCACGCCACGGCCCTGCCCCCCGGCACGCCCGCGCCCAAGGCGGGCACACGGCTCGAGTACGGCATCGCCGACGGCAAGCGCGGCCCGCAGGCACTCTCGGTGCGTGTGCTCGAGGCGCCGGTGAGTCTCGCGAAGCGCTCCCGCAAGCCCGCCGACGACATGGCGATCATCATCGAGGACCTCGTGAAGCTGCTCGACGGCATCGGCGGCGATCTGCGCCACGGCCGGTACCCGAGCGGTGCGCACGGCAAGAAGGTCGCCGCCGTGCTGCGCAAGGTGGCTGATGAGCTCGACGCCTGA
- a CDS encoding helicase-associated domain-containing protein has product MVSDARALATRLADLGDAALARTLAARGVSPQSGWHDFFDAAEGLLDPASVDRALTHLDRRDLIALHSATPADNGVGTRDGRPSLLALVDEDGSAYAPVAERVAAAATAAPDAFRPTPSPPAPLPADTQAAAAAAERAFTTAGSLADILLACLHTPLARTGAGPVSAVDRRRLTDAGALEFADELEDLLGSAADAGLAVAREREWTVTEAGERWLEAPTPLRWETIAEGFRAELPDGLRTPANGFLVPDAWPDVYPLDPEWPARADRLRRMGVRWGLFAADSAAEFPWTAALRAGEPADAATMAAYLPAEIDRVYLQADLTAIAPGPLAPALDLRLRSIAVRESRAQASTYRFTASSVGAGMTEGETAASMRAFLAELSLTGIPQPLDYLIESTAARHGLVRVRTDDATGRTRVESSDAGLLDAIAIDQALRPLGLLVLEGDDALSSRVARDAVYWSLADARYPVVALDATGAPESIHRRTAATPSVPAAAPEATYARLIRTMRGGHGTQGEAGWLERELEQAVRARAEIVVVVRMPDGSERAFTLEAAGLGGGRLRGRDRAADIERTLPVSSIVSVGAV; this is encoded by the coding sequence GTGGTCTCCGACGCGCGCGCACTCGCGACGCGGCTCGCCGATCTCGGTGACGCTGCGCTCGCCCGGACGCTCGCGGCCCGGGGCGTCTCGCCCCAGAGCGGCTGGCACGACTTCTTCGACGCCGCCGAGGGACTGCTCGACCCCGCATCCGTCGACCGCGCCCTGACGCATCTCGACCGACGCGACCTCATCGCCCTGCACAGCGCCACGCCCGCCGACAACGGCGTCGGGACGCGCGACGGCCGACCGTCGCTGCTCGCCCTCGTCGATGAGGACGGCAGCGCGTACGCCCCGGTCGCTGAGCGTGTGGCGGCAGCCGCGACGGCAGCCCCCGACGCCTTCCGGCCCACGCCGTCGCCTCCGGCACCCCTTCCCGCCGACACGCAGGCCGCCGCCGCGGCCGCAGAACGCGCCTTCACGACGGCCGGCTCGCTCGCCGACATCCTGCTGGCGTGCCTGCACACTCCCCTCGCGCGCACGGGTGCGGGTCCCGTCAGCGCGGTGGATCGGCGACGGCTCACGGATGCCGGGGCGCTCGAGTTCGCGGACGAGCTCGAGGATCTTCTCGGCTCCGCCGCCGACGCGGGGCTCGCCGTCGCGCGCGAGCGCGAGTGGACGGTGACCGAGGCGGGCGAGCGGTGGCTCGAGGCGCCCACCCCGCTGCGCTGGGAGACGATCGCGGAGGGCTTCCGCGCGGAGCTTCCCGACGGCCTGCGGACCCCGGCGAACGGGTTCCTCGTCCCGGATGCCTGGCCCGATGTCTACCCGCTCGACCCCGAGTGGCCGGCCCGCGCCGACCGGTTGCGCCGCATGGGCGTGCGGTGGGGACTGTTCGCGGCGGACTCCGCCGCCGAGTTCCCGTGGACCGCCGCACTTCGTGCCGGCGAGCCCGCGGACGCCGCGACGATGGCCGCGTATCTTCCCGCCGAGATCGACCGTGTCTACCTGCAGGCCGACCTCACGGCGATCGCCCCCGGGCCGCTCGCCCCCGCCCTCGACCTGCGACTGCGCTCGATCGCGGTGCGCGAGTCCCGTGCGCAGGCGTCGACGTACCGGTTCACCGCGTCATCGGTCGGCGCCGGCATGACCGAGGGCGAGACGGCGGCGTCGATGCGCGCCTTCCTCGCAGAACTGTCGCTCACCGGCATCCCTCAGCCTCTGGACTACCTCATCGAGAGCACGGCCGCGCGGCACGGCCTGGTGCGCGTGCGCACCGACGACGCCACCGGACGCACGCGGGTGGAGAGCTCGGATGCCGGCCTGCTGGACGCCATCGCGATCGACCAGGCGCTGCGCCCGCTGGGTCTGCTCGTGCTCGAGGGCGACGACGCGCTCTCGTCGCGGGTCGCCCGCGACGCGGTGTACTGGAGCCTCGCCGACGCGCGGTACCCGGTCGTCGCGCTCGACGCGACGGGTGCCCCCGAGTCGATCCATCGCCGCACCGCGGCCACGCCGTCGGTCCCCGCCGCCGCCCCGGAGGCGACGTACGCGCGTTTGATCCGCACGATGCGGGGCGGCCACGGCACCCAGGGCGAGGCCGGCTGGCTCGAGCGCGAACTCGAGCAGGCGGTGCGCGCACGCGCCGAGATCGTCGTGGTCGTGCGCATGCCCGACGGTTCGGAGCGCGCGTTCACGCTCGAGGCGGCGGGCCTCGGCGGCGGCCGCCTGCGCGGCCGCGACCGCGCCGCCGACATCGAGCGGACCCTGCCGGTGTCGAGCATCGTGAGCGTCGGCGCGGTCTGA
- a CDS encoding glycoside hydrolase family 3 N-terminal domain-containing protein, whose protein sequence is MTTATVPNYLDEALPVADRITDLLGRMTVEEKVGQMMQLDARDDLDDHVLRKHVGSILHTSPERVLRARELTLQTRLQIPLLVGEDCIHGHSFWEGATIFPTQLGMAASWDADLVERAARATAVEVAATGIHWTFSPVLCIARDLRWGRVDETFGEDPLLIGELASAMVRGYQGGGLSDPTAILATAKHFAGYSETQGGRDASEADLSRRKLRSWFLPPFERVAKEGCRTFMIGYQSTDGVPITVNDWLLNDVLRGEWGYTGTLITDWDNVGRMVWEQRVQPDYAHAAAAAVNAGNDMIMTTPGFFQGALDALARGLLTEEALDRAVARILLLKFEFGLFADPRLPDDARIASEIATAEHQALNLDLTRRSIVLLRNDGLLPLDGGYTADAGGRALPGAAGARRVAVIGPLADDAQTQLGDWAGGSGQAGWLAGQPRDMITTVLDGFRSYAPAGWKVTHARGADVLTLEEDPAGAFFPDGQPRPQIVVPSPPDDALIAEAVAAARAADVAVVVVGDVIELVGEGRSTATLDLIGGQIALLDALAVAGTPFVIVLVASKPLVLPPSAQRAAAVIWAASPGMQGGRAVAELALGLIEPTGRLPISFARHVGQLPIFYNQIRGQHGNRYADLTQSPAWAFGEGLSYTTVEYDRLRIVDTELGPDDTVRATVELRNTGARPAHEIVQLYVRDVITSVSWADKELKAYRHVDLQPGETVTVELSLPVAECTIVDAAGRRIVEAGEFELLVGPSSRDDVLLSAHFLVADGSAS, encoded by the coding sequence GTGACCACCGCGACCGTCCCGAACTATCTCGACGAGGCGCTGCCGGTGGCCGACCGCATCACGGACCTCCTCGGCCGCATGACGGTCGAAGAGAAGGTCGGGCAGATGATGCAGCTCGACGCGCGCGACGACCTCGACGACCATGTGCTGCGCAAGCACGTCGGCTCGATCCTGCACACGTCGCCCGAACGCGTGCTGCGTGCGCGCGAGCTGACGTTGCAGACGCGGCTGCAGATCCCGCTGCTGGTCGGCGAGGACTGCATCCACGGCCACTCGTTCTGGGAGGGCGCCACGATCTTCCCGACGCAGCTCGGCATGGCGGCATCGTGGGACGCCGATCTCGTCGAGCGGGCCGCGCGCGCGACGGCCGTCGAAGTCGCGGCGACCGGCATCCACTGGACGTTCTCGCCGGTGCTCTGCATCGCGCGTGATCTGCGCTGGGGCCGCGTCGACGAGACGTTCGGTGAGGACCCGCTGCTCATCGGGGAGCTCGCCTCCGCCATGGTGCGCGGCTACCAGGGCGGCGGTCTCTCGGACCCCACCGCGATCCTCGCGACGGCGAAGCACTTCGCCGGCTACTCCGAGACGCAGGGCGGGCGCGACGCGAGCGAGGCCGACCTGTCGCGCCGCAAGCTGCGCTCGTGGTTCCTGCCGCCGTTCGAGCGGGTGGCGAAGGAGGGATGCCGCACCTTCATGATCGGCTACCAGAGCACCGACGGCGTGCCGATCACGGTGAACGACTGGCTGCTCAACGATGTGCTGCGCGGCGAGTGGGGCTACACGGGCACGCTGATCACCGACTGGGACAATGTCGGCCGCATGGTGTGGGAGCAGCGGGTGCAACCCGACTACGCGCACGCCGCGGCCGCCGCGGTGAACGCCGGCAACGACATGATCATGACGACGCCGGGATTCTTCCAGGGCGCCCTCGACGCTCTCGCACGGGGGCTGCTGACCGAGGAGGCGCTCGACCGCGCAGTGGCGCGCATCCTGCTGCTCAAGTTCGAGTTCGGCCTCTTCGCTGATCCGCGCCTCCCCGACGACGCCCGCATCGCGAGCGAGATCGCGACCGCCGAGCACCAGGCGCTGAACCTGGACCTCACGCGTCGATCCATCGTGCTGCTGCGCAACGACGGCCTCCTGCCCCTCGACGGCGGATACACGGCGGATGCCGGCGGTCGTGCTCTGCCTGGAGCCGCCGGAGCCCGTCGCGTCGCGGTGATCGGCCCCCTCGCCGACGACGCCCAGACGCAGCTCGGCGACTGGGCAGGCGGTTCCGGCCAGGCAGGATGGCTGGCCGGCCAGCCGCGCGACATGATCACGACCGTCCTCGACGGGTTCCGCTCATACGCACCCGCCGGCTGGAAGGTCACGCACGCGCGCGGCGCCGACGTGCTGACGCTCGAAGAGGACCCCGCAGGCGCGTTCTTCCCCGACGGCCAGCCGCGCCCGCAGATCGTCGTACCCTCACCGCCCGACGACGCGCTGATCGCCGAAGCCGTCGCCGCCGCCCGGGCCGCCGATGTCGCGGTGGTGGTCGTCGGCGACGTGATCGAACTCGTGGGAGAGGGGCGCTCGACGGCGACCCTCGACCTCATCGGCGGGCAGATCGCGCTCCTCGATGCGCTCGCGGTGGCCGGCACGCCGTTCGTGATCGTGCTCGTGGCGTCGAAGCCGCTGGTACTGCCGCCGTCGGCGCAACGGGCGGCCGCGGTGATCTGGGCCGCGTCGCCCGGCATGCAGGGCGGCCGCGCGGTCGCCGAGCTCGCGCTCGGTCTCATCGAGCCCACCGGGCGTCTGCCGATCTCGTTCGCCCGTCACGTCGGCCAGCTGCCGATCTTCTACAACCAGATCCGCGGTCAGCACGGCAACCGCTACGCGGACCTCACCCAGTCGCCCGCGTGGGCGTTCGGCGAGGGACTCTCGTACACCACCGTCGAGTACGACCGCCTGCGCATCGTCGACACCGAGCTCGGCCCGGACGACACCGTGCGCGCGACGGTCGAGCTGCGCAACACCGGCGCGCGCCCCGCACACGAGATCGTGCAGCTCTACGTGCGCGACGTCATCACCTCGGTCAGCTGGGCCGACAAGGAGCTCAAGGCGTACCGCCACGTCGACCTGCAGCCCGGCGAGACCGTGACGGTCGAGCTGTCGCTGCCGGTGGCGGAGTGCACGATCGTGGATGCCGCGGGCCGGCGCATCGTCGAGGCCGGAGAGTTCGAACTGCTGGTCGGACCGTCGTCCCGCGACGACGTGCTCCTCAGCGCCCACTTCCTGGTGGCCGACGGGTCGGCGAGCTGA
- a CDS encoding multidrug ABC transporter ATPase, with translation MSTNPAGDVPVRRIDRILAFMSLGLLVLSILSFFAIMIASASGADMRTGVWPLVGVLVYIAPLVAFALLLAVLIMSFVRRARANRGG, from the coding sequence ATGAGCACCAACCCCGCCGGCGACGTTCCCGTACGCCGCATCGACCGCATCCTGGCCTTCATGTCGCTGGGCCTTCTTGTGCTCTCGATCCTGAGCTTCTTCGCGATCATGATCGCGTCCGCCTCCGGCGCCGACATGCGCACGGGCGTCTGGCCCCTCGTGGGCGTGCTGGTGTACATCGCACCGCTCGTGGCGTTCGCGCTGCTGCTGGCGGTCCTGATCATGAGCTTCGTGCGAAGGGCTCGCGCCAACCGAGGGGGCTGA
- a CDS encoding SDR family NAD(P)-dependent oxidoreductase, whose amino-acid sequence MPTALVTGTRRGIGRAVARRLAGSGWTVFAGVRDLADWKDVTEADERITAVRLDVTDPAQIDALADVLPDRLDALVNNAAAAALGPIEALTTADLRRQFEVNVVGTVAVTRAVLPRLRTAAGRIVFVSSVGSRSVVPMEGAYCASKCAVEGIADALRVELRPWNIAVCVVEPGPTDTETWREVDTMIDDMEARMSPHHRKLYAQHVVGLRKNIARFGSSAAAPDAVVRAVEHALTARRPRARYVVGAPARTMVAMHALLPTRTGDAIGARIAGLT is encoded by the coding sequence ATGCCCACAGCACTCGTCACCGGGACCAGGCGCGGGATCGGAAGAGCGGTCGCACGACGGCTGGCAGGATCAGGGTGGACCGTCTTCGCCGGGGTCCGAGACCTCGCTGACTGGAAGGACGTCACCGAGGCGGACGAACGCATCACCGCCGTCCGCCTCGACGTCACCGACCCGGCGCAGATCGACGCCCTCGCCGACGTCCTGCCCGACCGTCTGGACGCGCTCGTCAACAACGCCGCGGCTGCCGCTCTGGGACCGATCGAGGCGCTCACCACGGCCGACCTTCGAAGGCAGTTCGAGGTCAACGTCGTGGGCACGGTGGCCGTCACCCGGGCGGTACTGCCCCGACTGCGCACCGCAGCGGGCAGGATCGTGTTCGTCTCGTCGGTCGGCAGTCGGTCGGTCGTCCCCATGGAGGGCGCCTACTGCGCCTCGAAATGCGCGGTGGAGGGGATCGCCGATGCTCTCCGGGTGGAACTTCGGCCGTGGAACATCGCCGTTTGCGTCGTCGAACCGGGGCCGACCGATACCGAGACCTGGCGCGAGGTCGACACCATGATCGACGACATGGAGGCGCGGATGTCGCCGCACCACCGCAAGCTCTATGCGCAGCATGTGGTCGGACTGCGCAAGAACATCGCGCGCTTCGGATCATCGGCCGCAGCGCCCGACGCCGTCGTGCGCGCGGTAGAACATGCGCTGACCGCGCGGCGGCCGCGCGCCCGCTACGTGGTGGGGGCTCCGGCACGGACGATGGTCGCCATGCACGCCCTTCTCCCGACCCGCACCGGAGACGCCATCGGCGCCCGCATCGCGGGTCTGACGTGA
- a CDS encoding VOC family protein, with protein MPENNRVDLVELPADPATLSAARGFYEAVFGWSFTSYGEGYADTTDSGVALGLNGSADDTQQRAPLAVLFVDHLEAARDRVTSSGGTIRHDIYRFPGGRRFHFVDPAGNELAVWSHDPNQP; from the coding sequence ATGCCAGAGAACAATCGCGTCGATCTCGTGGAACTCCCCGCCGACCCCGCCACGCTGAGCGCCGCACGCGGCTTCTACGAGGCGGTGTTCGGCTGGTCCTTCACGTCCTACGGCGAGGGCTACGCCGACACCACCGACAGCGGCGTCGCCCTGGGTCTGAACGGTTCGGCAGACGACACGCAGCAGCGCGCGCCCCTCGCGGTGCTGTTCGTCGACCATCTCGAGGCCGCGCGCGATCGCGTGACATCGTCCGGGGGCACGATCCGCCACGACATCTATCGCTTTCCCGGGGGACGCCGCTTCCACTTCGTCGATCCCGCGGGCAACGAGCTCGCCGTCTGGTCGCACGACCCCAACCAGCCCTGA
- a CDS encoding DUF3027 domain-containing protein, which translates to MLAAHDLALAALREITPEATVGAPADYRVEAGGVVSLRFANRLPGYPGWFWTVSIARVEDAEPTVLEAELLPGDGALLAPDWVPWAVRLADYHAAQAAIAEAAQDEDDEDLDDEDLDDVEDLDASDFDDDGSPILHAGDVDGVDIDELAEAGADDDEDFDDEDDEDDSDEDDDSDDEDDDSDDEDDDSDDEDDDADEDDDADEDDDSDDDDSEDDDERD; encoded by the coding sequence CTGCTGGCGGCGCACGACCTCGCCCTCGCGGCGCTGCGCGAGATCACGCCGGAGGCGACGGTCGGCGCGCCCGCGGACTACCGTGTGGAGGCCGGCGGCGTGGTCTCGCTGCGGTTCGCCAACCGGCTCCCGGGCTACCCCGGGTGGTTCTGGACGGTGAGCATCGCACGCGTCGAGGACGCCGAACCGACGGTGCTCGAGGCCGAGCTGCTCCCCGGCGACGGCGCGCTGCTCGCACCGGACTGGGTGCCGTGGGCCGTGCGGCTCGCCGACTACCACGCCGCGCAGGCGGCGATCGCCGAGGCCGCCCAGGACGAGGACGACGAGGACCTCGACGACGAGGACCTCGACGACGTCGAAGACCTCGATGCGTCGGACTTCGACGACGACGGGTCGCCCATCCTCCACGCCGGCGATGTCGACGGTGTCGACATCGACGAGCTCGCCGAGGCCGGCGCGGACGACGATGAGGACTTCGACGACGAGGACGACGAGGACGACTCCGACGAGGACGACGACTCCGACGACGAGGACGACGACTCCGACGACGAGGACGACGACTCCGACGACGAGGACGACGACGCCGACGAGGACGACGACGCCGACGAGGACGACGACTCCGACGACGACGACTCCGAGGACGACGACGAGCGCGACTGA
- a CDS encoding TetR family transcriptional regulator, with protein MASTRDRALDAAVALVGEQGIRALTHARVDERAGLPKGSTSNWFRTRDALIAGVVTWIAESERADFGSDERPAIETPEQLIDALSGAIALQTGPLASRTKTRYAIFLECAGDAELLAPLLAQRRVFVDWTIALLTAVGARSPRDAARALMATGEGLVLHRMTVDPDAEIRPVIERAVRAALD; from the coding sequence ATGGCTTCAACGAGGGACCGCGCGCTGGATGCCGCGGTCGCGCTCGTGGGTGAGCAGGGCATCCGGGCTTTGACGCACGCCCGGGTCGACGAGCGGGCCGGGCTGCCGAAGGGCTCGACGTCGAACTGGTTCCGCACGCGTGACGCGCTCATCGCCGGGGTCGTGACGTGGATCGCCGAGAGCGAGCGAGCCGATTTCGGCTCGGACGAGAGGCCCGCCATCGAGACGCCCGAGCAGCTCATCGACGCGCTCAGCGGTGCGATCGCGCTCCAGACCGGGCCACTCGCCTCGCGGACGAAGACGCGCTACGCGATCTTCCTCGAGTGCGCCGGCGATGCCGAGCTGCTGGCTCCGCTGCTCGCTCAGCGTCGCGTCTTCGTGGACTGGACCATCGCCCTGCTGACAGCCGTCGGCGCGCGCTCCCCCCGGGACGCTGCCCGGGCGCTGATGGCGACCGGTGAGGGGCTCGTCCTTCATCGCATGACCGTGGATCCGGATGCCGAGATCCGGCCCGTCATCGAGCGCGCCGTGCGCGCCGCGCTCGACTGA